In Ptychodera flava strain L36383 chromosome 17, AS_Pfla_20210202, whole genome shotgun sequence, one genomic interval encodes:
- the LOC139115570 gene encoding epoxide hydrolase 1-like isoform X2: MNCHVVVVLTLLVAVLSVFLGLYLTSSEPATPPEYGDGWWGRGERPEEEEDTSIRQVWISIPDSMLEDLNVRLDRRRLFEPLEESKFHYGFNPQYLERIMHYWRNNYNWKQQEQVLNTYDHYKTKIEGLDVHFVHVKPKVEDPSKVRPLLMVHGWPGSFYEFYKILPMLTDPLNHGGSEDDVFEVILPSIPGYGFSEAPHKQGFDVIAAARVFDKLMVRLGFEKYYFQGGDMGSIIGYFLSLIQPSHVLGYHTNMPTGQPPYYVAKLVIGSIFPSLVINDDEYDRIFPVGEKLTEMIAATGYLHLQATKPDTAGFGLTDSPVGLAAYILEKHSHPVYNDLEDGGLEKHFSIDYLLTNVMIYWVNANIAPSMRLYKETVPKLFSGAVSYVISVPTGIAAFPLEIPYIPENWAKQIFPDLVSYTRMPRGGHFAAMEEPLLLAEDLRQFVRKIEERQ, from the exons ATGAATTGTCATGTTGTAGTTGTGCTCACCCTCCTTGTTGCGGTGCTGAGTGTATTCCTTGGGCTGTATTTAACATCCTCTGAACCGGCAACCCCACCGGAATACGGAGATGGATGGTGGGGCCGTGGTGAGAGGCCAGAAGAGGAAGAAGACACCAGTATCCGACAGGTGTGGATTTCCATTCCGGATTCCATGCTTGAAGATCTGAATGTAAGGCTTGATCGGCGTCGACTCTTTGAACCACTTGAGGAGAGCAAATTCCATTATGGCTTCAACCCGCAGTACTTGGAGAGAATTATGCATTATTGGAGGAACAACTACAACTGGAAACAACAGGAACAGGTCCTCAACACATATGACCACTACAAGACAAAAATCGAAGGACTTGATGTTCACTTTGTCCATGTCAAACCAAAAGTGGAAGATCCATCCAAGGTCAGGCCTCTCCTGATGGTGCATGGCTGGCCCGGATCATTTTATGAATTCTACAAGATTCTTCCGATGCTGACAGATCCTTTGAATCATGGTGGAAGTGAAGATGAtgtatttgaagtaattcttCCCTCTATACCAGGATATGGATTTTCAGAAGCTCCGCATAAACAAG GGTTTGATGTAATAGCTGCTGCCAGAGTATTTGATAAGCTGATGGTACGACTtggatttgaaaaatattacttCCAGGGAGGTGACATGGGATCTATCATTGGTTATTTTCTGAGCCTTATACAGCCCAG CCATGTTTTAGGTTACCATACCAACATGCCAACTGGCCAGCCACCATACTATGTTGCAAAACTTGTCATCGGTAGCATCTTCCCGTCTCTGGTCATCAATGACGATGAATATGATCGCATCTTTCCTGTGGGTgaaaaattgactgaaatgatTGCAGCCACTGGATACTTGCACCTGCAGGCTACAAAACCAGACACAGCAG GGTTTGGATTAACAGACTCCCCAGTCGGACTGGCGGCTTACATCTTAGAAAAACATTCCCATCCAGTGTACAATGACCTTGAAGATGGTGGCCTTGAGAAACACTTCAGCATTGATTACTTGCTGACTAATGTCATGATCTACTGGGTCAACGCAAACATCGCACCGTCGATGAGATTGTACAAAGAAACAGTTCCAAAGTTGTTTTCCGGAGCAGTCAG CTATGTAATCAGCGTACCCACTGGTATTGCCGCATTTCCATTAGAAATTCCGTATATACCAGAAAACTGGGCCAAGCAGATATTTCCCGACTTGGTCAGCTACACCAGAATGCCaagaggcggccattttgccgCCATGGAGGAACCACTTTTACTGGCTGAAGATCTGAGACAGTTTGTAAGAAAGATTGAAGAGAGGCAATAA
- the LOC139115569 gene encoding protein ABHD13-like, producing the protein MKSRVYAGTYGDHYNPSMAKPKLRKQDSRNEDTSEKVPVGRPAKHTGYDLIEFVGRLVLNIMLKFWRLCSAGVLLLFLFYWQYGGVLVFTLMCSAFFGILYNYQDSLLYYPDQPESSRMYVMSPRIFGVPYENLFIKTSDGVNINAILLKQRPEIVAQSPTIIFLHGNAGNIGHRLLNAQALYSYCGSNVLLVEYRGYGRSEGYISESGFYTDAKAAVDYLLSRSDIDPTKLIIFGRSLGGAVAIDLASSPGYRDQLAALIVENTFTSVPDMAGVVFNLPVISWVPLWCHKNKYLSIKKIHRVKAPTLFLSGMADELIPPKMMHILFQTSGAVLKRLAKFDNGTHNETFQCEGYFETFAHFIKEVTKSAHGSAMATGHSGDRLVTMETATYEDV; encoded by the exons ATGAAATCAAGGGTATATGCAGGCACTTACGGTGACCACTACAACCCATCTATGGCAAAACCAAAACTGCGGAAGCAGGACTCAAGAAATGAAGACACAAGTGAAAAAGTCCCTGTGGGACGACCGGCAAAACACACCGGATATGATCTAATTGAGTTTGTGGGTCGCCTTGTTTTGAATATTATGTTGAAATTCTGGAGACTGTGCAGTGCAGGGGTTCTGCTGCTTTTTCTATTCTACTGGCAATATGGTGGTGTTTTGGTATTTACACTCATGTGCTCAGCATTTTTCG GTATTTTATACAACTATCAGGACAGTCTTCTTTACTATCCAGATCAGCCGGAGTCATCACGGATGTATGTGATGTCTCCGCGTATATTTGGAGTGCCTTATGAAAATCTATTTATTAAGACAAGTGACGGTGTCAACATCAATGCAATACTCTTGAAACAGAGACCGGAGATAGTCGCTCAGTCTCCAACTATTATATTCCTTCATGGGAATGCTGGGAATATTGGACACAG ACTACTCAATGCACAAGCTCTGTACTCCTATTGTGGAAGTAATGTCCTATTGGTGGAGTACAGGGGTTATGGGAGAAGTGAAGGGTACATCAGTGAATCAG GGTTTTACACTGATGCCAAAGCAGCTGTAGATTACCTACTCAGCAGGAGTGACATAGACCCTACAAAACTTATCATATTTGGACGCTCACTAGGGGGCGCTGTAGCCATCGACCTCGCTTCTTCCCCGGGGTACAGGGATCAACTCGCTGCATTGATTGTTGAAAACACATTTACAAGTGTGCCTGATATGGCCGGTGTTGTCTTTAATTTACCAGTTATCAGCTGGGTACCACTGTGGTGCCACAAAAATAAG TATCTAAGTATCAAGAAAATTCATCGCGTTAAGGCTCCAACACTCTTTCTATCAGGGATGGCAGATGAACTTATACCTCCCAAAATGATGCATATACTCTTCCAG ACCTCAGGGGCAGTGTTAAAAAGACTTGCGAAATTCGATAATGGCACCCACAATGAAACATTCCAGTGTGAAGGATactttgaaacttttgctcatttcaTAAAAGAG GTTACAAAGTCAGCACATGGATCTGCTATGGCAACAGGGCATTCTGGGGATAGATTGGTCACCATGGAAACAGCAACATATGAAGATGTATAA
- the LOC139115570 gene encoding epoxide hydrolase 1-like isoform X1 yields the protein MDSRGLTIVAREETVRQTMNCHVVVVLTLLVAVLSVFLGLYLTSSEPATPPEYGDGWWGRGERPEEEEDTSIRQVWISIPDSMLEDLNVRLDRRRLFEPLEESKFHYGFNPQYLERIMHYWRNNYNWKQQEQVLNTYDHYKTKIEGLDVHFVHVKPKVEDPSKVRPLLMVHGWPGSFYEFYKILPMLTDPLNHGGSEDDVFEVILPSIPGYGFSEAPHKQGFDVIAAARVFDKLMVRLGFEKYYFQGGDMGSIIGYFLSLIQPSHVLGYHTNMPTGQPPYYVAKLVIGSIFPSLVINDDEYDRIFPVGEKLTEMIAATGYLHLQATKPDTAGFGLTDSPVGLAAYILEKHSHPVYNDLEDGGLEKHFSIDYLLTNVMIYWVNANIAPSMRLYKETVPKLFSGAVSYVISVPTGIAAFPLEIPYIPENWAKQIFPDLVSYTRMPRGGHFAAMEEPLLLAEDLRQFVRKIEERQ from the exons ATGGACTCCCGGGGATTGACTATAGTAGCTAGAGAAGAAACAGTTCGACAG ACCATGAATTGTCATGTTGTAGTTGTGCTCACCCTCCTTGTTGCGGTGCTGAGTGTATTCCTTGGGCTGTATTTAACATCCTCTGAACCGGCAACCCCACCGGAATACGGAGATGGATGGTGGGGCCGTGGTGAGAGGCCAGAAGAGGAAGAAGACACCAGTATCCGACAGGTGTGGATTTCCATTCCGGATTCCATGCTTGAAGATCTGAATGTAAGGCTTGATCGGCGTCGACTCTTTGAACCACTTGAGGAGAGCAAATTCCATTATGGCTTCAACCCGCAGTACTTGGAGAGAATTATGCATTATTGGAGGAACAACTACAACTGGAAACAACAGGAACAGGTCCTCAACACATATGACCACTACAAGACAAAAATCGAAGGACTTGATGTTCACTTTGTCCATGTCAAACCAAAAGTGGAAGATCCATCCAAGGTCAGGCCTCTCCTGATGGTGCATGGCTGGCCCGGATCATTTTATGAATTCTACAAGATTCTTCCGATGCTGACAGATCCTTTGAATCATGGTGGAAGTGAAGATGAtgtatttgaagtaattcttCCCTCTATACCAGGATATGGATTTTCAGAAGCTCCGCATAAACAAG GGTTTGATGTAATAGCTGCTGCCAGAGTATTTGATAAGCTGATGGTACGACTtggatttgaaaaatattacttCCAGGGAGGTGACATGGGATCTATCATTGGTTATTTTCTGAGCCTTATACAGCCCAG CCATGTTTTAGGTTACCATACCAACATGCCAACTGGCCAGCCACCATACTATGTTGCAAAACTTGTCATCGGTAGCATCTTCCCGTCTCTGGTCATCAATGACGATGAATATGATCGCATCTTTCCTGTGGGTgaaaaattgactgaaatgatTGCAGCCACTGGATACTTGCACCTGCAGGCTACAAAACCAGACACAGCAG GGTTTGGATTAACAGACTCCCCAGTCGGACTGGCGGCTTACATCTTAGAAAAACATTCCCATCCAGTGTACAATGACCTTGAAGATGGTGGCCTTGAGAAACACTTCAGCATTGATTACTTGCTGACTAATGTCATGATCTACTGGGTCAACGCAAACATCGCACCGTCGATGAGATTGTACAAAGAAACAGTTCCAAAGTTGTTTTCCGGAGCAGTCAG CTATGTAATCAGCGTACCCACTGGTATTGCCGCATTTCCATTAGAAATTCCGTATATACCAGAAAACTGGGCCAAGCAGATATTTCCCGACTTGGTCAGCTACACCAGAATGCCaagaggcggccattttgccgCCATGGAGGAACCACTTTTACTGGCTGAAGATCTGAGACAGTTTGTAAGAAAGATTGAAGAGAGGCAATAA
- the LOC139115568 gene encoding epoxide hydrolase 1-like isoform X1: MLVTHTQNQTKKKTMNCHVVVVLTLLVVVLSVFLGLYLTSSEPATPPEYGDGWWGRGERPEEEEDTSIRQVWISIPDSFIEDLNARLDRRRLFQNLEDSKFNYGFNPLYMQSVVHYWRNNFNWKQQEQVLNTYDHYKTKIEGLDVHFVHVKPKVEDPSKVRPLLMVHGWPGSFYEFYKILPMLTDPLNHGGSEDDVFEVILPSIPGYGFSEAPYKQGFDAIAAARVFDKLMVRLGFEKYYYQGGDWGSLIGYYLSLIQPSHVLGYHSNMPAGQPPYYFVKLAIGSIFPSLVIDDDEYDRVFPLGEKFTQLMAASGYMHLQATKPDTAGYGLTDSPVGLAAYILEKFSGWTNPAYNDLEDGGLEKHFSIDDLLTNVMIYWVNGNIAPSMRFYKESIPKMLSEPANHVVNVPTGIAALKYELGYMPENWARQIYPDLVSYTRMPRGGHFAAMEEPLLLAEDLRQFVRKVEERQ; encoded by the exons ATGCTGGTCACTCACACCCAAAATCAAACTAAAAAGAAG ACCATGAATTGTCATGTTGTAGTCGTGCTCACCCTCCTTGTTGTGGTGCTGAGTGTATTCCTGGGGCTGTATTTAACATCCTCTGAACCGGCAACCCCACCGGAATACGGAGATGGATGGTGGGGCCGTGGTGAGAGGCCAGAAGAGGAAGAAGACACGAGCATCCGACAGGTGTGGATTTCCATCCCGGATTCCTTCATCGAAGATCTGAATGCACGACTTGATCGGCGTAgactctttcaaaatcttgaGGACAGCAAATTCAATTATGGCTTCAACCCACTTTACATGCAAAGCGTTGTGCATTATTGGAGGAACAACTTCAACTGGAAACAACAGGAACAGGTCCTCAACACATACGACCACTACAAGACAAAAATCGAAGGACTTGATGTTCACTTTGTCCATGTCAAACCAAAAGTGGAAGATCCATCCAAGGTCAGGCCTCTCCTGATGGTGCACGGCTGGCCCGGATCATTTTATGAATTCTACAAGATTCTTCCGATGCTAACAGATCCTTTGAATCATGGTGGAAGTGAAGATGAtgtatttgaagtaattcttCCCTCTATACCAGGATATGGATTTTCAGAAGCTCCATACAAACAAG GTTTTGATGCAATTGCTGCTGCTAGGGTATTTGACAAGCTGATGGTACGACTTGGATTCGAGAAATATTACTACCAAGGAGGTGACTGGGGCTCTCTTATTGGTTATTATCTGAGCCTTATCCAGCCAAG CCATGTTTTGGGTTACCATAGCAACATGCCAGCTGGCCAGCCACCGTACTACTTTGTAAAGCTTGCCATCGGTAGCATCTTCCCATCTTTGGTCATCGATGATGATGAATATGATCGTGTCTTTCCATTGGGTGAAAAATTTACCCAACTGATGGCAGCAAGTGGGTACATGCACTTACAGGCTACAAAACCAGACACAGCAG GGTATGGACTAACAGACTCCCCAGTCGGACTAGCCGCTTACATCTTGGAAAAATTTTCAGGCTGGACCAATCCAGCATACAATGACCTTGAGGATGGTGGCCTTGAGAAACACTTCAGCATAGATGATTTGTTGACCAATGTCATGATCTACTGGGTCAATGGAAATATAGCACCATCGATGAGATTCTACAAAGAATCAATTCCAAAGATGTTATCAGAACCAGCCAA CCATGTAGTGAACGTACCTACTGGTATTGCGGCACTTAAATATGAACTGGGCTATATGCCGGAAAACTGGGCCAGGCAGATATATCCAGATTTGGTCAGCTACACCAGAATGCCaagaggcggccattttgccgCCATGGAGGAACCACTTTTACTGGCTGAAGATCTGAGACAGTTTGTAAGAAAGGTTGAAGAGAGGCAATAA
- the LOC139115568 gene encoding epoxide hydrolase 1-like isoform X2: MNCHVVVVLTLLVVVLSVFLGLYLTSSEPATPPEYGDGWWGRGERPEEEEDTSIRQVWISIPDSFIEDLNARLDRRRLFQNLEDSKFNYGFNPLYMQSVVHYWRNNFNWKQQEQVLNTYDHYKTKIEGLDVHFVHVKPKVEDPSKVRPLLMVHGWPGSFYEFYKILPMLTDPLNHGGSEDDVFEVILPSIPGYGFSEAPYKQGFDAIAAARVFDKLMVRLGFEKYYYQGGDWGSLIGYYLSLIQPSHVLGYHSNMPAGQPPYYFVKLAIGSIFPSLVIDDDEYDRVFPLGEKFTQLMAASGYMHLQATKPDTAGYGLTDSPVGLAAYILEKFSGWTNPAYNDLEDGGLEKHFSIDDLLTNVMIYWVNGNIAPSMRFYKESIPKMLSEPANHVVNVPTGIAALKYELGYMPENWARQIYPDLVSYTRMPRGGHFAAMEEPLLLAEDLRQFVRKVEERQ, translated from the exons ATGAATTGTCATGTTGTAGTCGTGCTCACCCTCCTTGTTGTGGTGCTGAGTGTATTCCTGGGGCTGTATTTAACATCCTCTGAACCGGCAACCCCACCGGAATACGGAGATGGATGGTGGGGCCGTGGTGAGAGGCCAGAAGAGGAAGAAGACACGAGCATCCGACAGGTGTGGATTTCCATCCCGGATTCCTTCATCGAAGATCTGAATGCACGACTTGATCGGCGTAgactctttcaaaatcttgaGGACAGCAAATTCAATTATGGCTTCAACCCACTTTACATGCAAAGCGTTGTGCATTATTGGAGGAACAACTTCAACTGGAAACAACAGGAACAGGTCCTCAACACATACGACCACTACAAGACAAAAATCGAAGGACTTGATGTTCACTTTGTCCATGTCAAACCAAAAGTGGAAGATCCATCCAAGGTCAGGCCTCTCCTGATGGTGCACGGCTGGCCCGGATCATTTTATGAATTCTACAAGATTCTTCCGATGCTAACAGATCCTTTGAATCATGGTGGAAGTGAAGATGAtgtatttgaagtaattcttCCCTCTATACCAGGATATGGATTTTCAGAAGCTCCATACAAACAAG GTTTTGATGCAATTGCTGCTGCTAGGGTATTTGACAAGCTGATGGTACGACTTGGATTCGAGAAATATTACTACCAAGGAGGTGACTGGGGCTCTCTTATTGGTTATTATCTGAGCCTTATCCAGCCAAG CCATGTTTTGGGTTACCATAGCAACATGCCAGCTGGCCAGCCACCGTACTACTTTGTAAAGCTTGCCATCGGTAGCATCTTCCCATCTTTGGTCATCGATGATGATGAATATGATCGTGTCTTTCCATTGGGTGAAAAATTTACCCAACTGATGGCAGCAAGTGGGTACATGCACTTACAGGCTACAAAACCAGACACAGCAG GGTATGGACTAACAGACTCCCCAGTCGGACTAGCCGCTTACATCTTGGAAAAATTTTCAGGCTGGACCAATCCAGCATACAATGACCTTGAGGATGGTGGCCTTGAGAAACACTTCAGCATAGATGATTTGTTGACCAATGTCATGATCTACTGGGTCAATGGAAATATAGCACCATCGATGAGATTCTACAAAGAATCAATTCCAAAGATGTTATCAGAACCAGCCAA CCATGTAGTGAACGTACCTACTGGTATTGCGGCACTTAAATATGAACTGGGCTATATGCCGGAAAACTGGGCCAGGCAGATATATCCAGATTTGGTCAGCTACACCAGAATGCCaagaggcggccattttgccgCCATGGAGGAACCACTTTTACTGGCTGAAGATCTGAGACAGTTTGTAAGAAAGGTTGAAGAGAGGCAATAA